The Streptomyces sp. ALI-76-A nucleotide sequence CTGGAGGGCCGGCATTTCCGCCGCGACTGGTCCACCGCGTACGACGTGGGCCGCAAGGCCGCCGCGCAGAACCTCGCCGACATCGCCGCCATGGGCGCGGTGCCCACCGCGCTGCTGCTCGGCCTGGTCGTCCCGGCCGAACTCCCGGTGACCTGGCCGAGCGAGCTGATGGACGGCCTGCGCGACGAGTGCCAGGTCGCGGGCGCCTCCGTGGTCGGCGGGGACGTCGTACGCGGCGACACGATCATGGTGTCGATCACCGCGCTCGGCGACCTGCGCAACGTCGAGCCGGTCACGCGGGGCGGCGCGCGGCCCGGGGACCTCGTCGCGGTCACCGGCTGGCTGGGCTGGTCCGCGGCCGGGTTCGCGGTGCTCTCCCGGGGGTTCCGCTCGCCGCGGGCCTTCGTGGAGGCGCACCGGCGCCCCGAGCCGCCGTACCACGCGGGTCCGGCCGCCGCCGGGCTCGGGGCGACCGCGATGTGCGACGTGAGCGACGGACTGATCGCCGACCTGGGGCACATCGCCGAGGCCAGCAAGGTCCGCATCGACATCCGTTCCGGGGCGATCGACATCCCGTCCCAGATGAACGACATCGGGCAGGCCGTCGGTGTCGACCCCATGCAGTGGGTGCTCACCGGGGGAGAGGACCACGCGATCGTGGCGACCTTCCCGCCGGACGTGAAACTGCCGGCCCGCTGGAGGGTGATCGGCGAGGTGCTCAACCCGTCGGCGCTGCCCCAGGTGACCGTCGACGGGGCGCCGTGGACGAAGAAGGGCGGCTGGGACCACTTCGGGGACATCGAGTCATGAGCGCGCCCGTCCGGGTTCTCACGGTGGCGGGCTCCGACTCCGGCGGGGGCGCGGGCATCCAGGCCGACCTGAAGACGATGCTCGCGCTCGGCGTGCACGGCATGAGTGTCGTGACGGCGGTCACCGCGCAGAACTCCCTGGGCGTGCAGGGTGCCTGGGAGCTGCCGGTGGAGGCGGTGCGGGCGCAGTACCGCAGTGTCGTGGACGACATCGGCGTCCAGGCGGTCAAGACCGGGATGCTCGCCTCGGCCGAACTCGTCGAGGCGGTGGCGGGGTTGATCGACGGGACGGACGCGCCGGCCGTCGTCGACCCGGTCGGCGTCTCCAAGCACGGTGATTCCTTGCTGGCCGCGTCGGCGCTGGACTCCGTCCGGACGAGGCTTCTGCCGGTGGCCACCGTCGCCACACCGAACCTCGACGAGGTGGCCCAGCTCACCGGCGTACGGGTCGAGTCGGAGGACCAGCTGCCCCGGGCCGCGGCGGCCCTGCTGTCGTACGGACCGCGCTGGGTGCTGATCAAGGGCGGACATCTCACCGGCGACGCGGTGGACCTGCTCACGGACGGCACCGAGACGCACTGGCTGCGCGCACCGAGGTACGACAACCGGCACACGCACGGCACGGGCTGCACCCTCGCGTCCGCGATCGCGTCGCAGCTGGCGATGGGGCGGTCCGTGCCGGAGGCGGTGACGGCGGCCAAGGAGTACGTCACCGGGGCGATCCGCTCCGGGTTCGCGCTCGGCGGGGGGATCGGGCCGGTGGACCATGGGTGGCGCTTCAGGGCCGTGGGGCGGTAGGGCGGCTGAAGGGCGACGGGGCGTGGACGACCGCGCCGAGGTGCGCGTAAGCGGTTGCGCAAGCGTATGCGTAAGCGGTTGCGCAAGCGTTTACGCCGGTCGGTGCGCAGACGCGGGAGGCATGAGAGGCCTGGCGGGTGACGCCCTGTACCTGTCTGCGGACGTGCAAAAAGCCGGTCCACACTCGGTGGACCGGCTCACTGCAGCGAACCAGCTGTGGCCGCGCGCTTAGCTGTGCGTCAGCGCGAGACCTTGCCGGCCTTGATGCACGAGGTGCAAGCGTTCACGCGCTTCGGCGTCCCGCCGACCACAGTACGCACGCGCTGGATGTTCGGGTTCCAGCGACGGGACGTACGGCGGTGCGAGTGGGAGATGCTGTTGCCGAAGCCCGGCCCCTTGCCGCAGACGTCGCAGTTGGCAGCCACGGGTCACTCCAAAGACTTCAGATGCACTTACGGTGGATCCCGGCATGCCGGGATCAAGATCGCAGGATCAGAGATCTGAGTGGCGCTGCCAGGGGGAGAGCCCGATGAGATCGGGCAACCGGAGCAGCATACAACGGCTGCGCCAGTAGAACGAAACTACCATGGCTGCTCAGGGGCCCGGCCCAGGCCCTCTTCCGGTGGACACCGACCCGAGGTCTACGCTGCGTCCCACGTCAGCAGCTCAAGGAGGCGCAGGTGGCGCAGGTGCCGCAGACATTCTTCGATGCTCTCGCGGTGCGCACCTGGTGCGGTCTCGCGCTGGCCGCGCTCGGCCGGGCGCGCGAGGAGATCGACGCGATCAACGTCTATCCCGTGGCCGACGGGGACACCGGCACGAACCTGTATCTGACCGTGGAGTCGGCCGTGGGAGCCGTCGAGGCGGTGTTCGCGGGGCACGAGATGCGCCCTGGGGCAACCGGTGAGCCGACGCTCGCCGATGCCGCCCGGGCGATGGCGCACGGGGCCCTCATCGGCGCGCGGGGCAACTCGGGGACGATCCTCGCGCAGCTGCTGCGGGGCATGGCGCAGGTGCTGGCCGCCGACGGTGAGACCGCTCACACCGACGGGCAGGGGCTCAGGCTCGCCCTGCGGCGCGCGGCCGACTCCGCCCGCCAGGCCGTGTCCCGCCCGGTCGAGGGCACGGTCCTCACCGTCGCCTCCGCCGCGGCGGACGCGGCCGCCGAAGCCGAACCCGAGGGCGACTGCGCGACGGTGGCCCGGGCCGCCTACGAGGGAGCACGCGCGGCCCTCGCCGCTACCCCCGGCCAGCTCGCGGTCCTCCAGCGCGCCGGAGTGGTCGACGCGGGCGGACGGGGACTGGTGGCGGTCCTCGGAGCTCTGGTGGAGACGTTCACGGGGCGGGTGCCGGGCGGGACGGTGAGCCCGGTGTCCGGGACCAGGGTGCACGCGCGCGTGGGGCACGCGGAGGCCGGTCGCGGTGAGAGGTCCGGTGCCGGTGTCAGGTCCGGTGCCGGGGACAGCGGCGGCACGAGCGAGGTCGATGCCGCGACGTCGTACGCCGCCCGTGGGGGCCCGGGCGACACCGGGGAAGCTCCTGAGGCCGTGCCCAGGGTCGGACCGCAGGCGGGGCGCGCGCGCCTGGAGCCCGGCGACCCGGTCCCCCGCGCGCGCGGGGGAGCGGCCACCGGTGACGTGACGGAGTGCGCCGACGGGCCGGCGGGGCCGGAGGAGGGCGGGCCGGCCTTCGAGGTGATCTACCTCCTGGAGGCGGAGGACGAGGCGGTCGCGCTCCTGCGGACACGGCTCGACGCCCTCGGGGACTCGCTCGTGGTGGTCGGCGGTGACGGCCTGTGGAACGTCCATGTGCACGTCGACGACGCCGGCGCGGCGGTGGAGGCGGGCATCGAGGCCGGACGGCCGTACCGCATCCGGATCACGCACTTCGGGCTCGACGACGCGCACACCACCGGCGCCGGCCGGCCTGCCCGGGAGCGGGCCCAGCGCGCGGTCGTGGCCGTCGTGCCCGGCGAGGGACTGGCCGGGCTCTACACCGAGGCGGGCGCGACGACGGTGCTCGCGCGCCCCGGGGAGCCGCCCGCGAGCGGGGAACTCGTCCAGGCCGTACGGAGGGCCCACGCGCGGGAGGTGGTCCTGCTGCCCAACGACGCGGACCTGCGCCACACGGCCGCCGCGGCGGCCGAGCAGGCCCGCACCGAGGGGATCCGCGTGGCCCTCATCCCCACCCGCTCCGCGGTCCAGGGCATCGCCGCGCTGGCCGTGCACGAGCCGGAGCGCCGCTTCGACGAGGACGTCGTGACGATGACCTCCGCGGCGGGGGCCACCCGGTACGCGGAAGTCGTCGTCGCGGAGCACCGGTCCTGGACCATGGCGGGCATCTGCCAGGCCGGTGACGTCCTCGGTCTCATCGACGGCGACGTCGCCGTGATCGGCGCGGAGGTCTCGGCGACCGCGGAGACGGTCCTCGACCGCATGCTCGCGGCCGGCGGCGAACTCGTCACCCTCGTCCTCGGGGACGAGGCCCCCGACGGGGTCGCCGACCGGCTGGAGACACGCGTACGGGAGTCGTACCTCGCCGTCGACACGGTGGTGTACCGGGGCGGGCGGCAGGGGGCCGTGCTGCTGATCGGCGTGGAATAGCCCCGGGCTGGTCCGCGGCGGCTATCCCGCGGCCTGTTCCTCCACCACGCCGAGCAGTTGCCGTGCGTCGGCCCGCCGGGACCGCGCGGTCTCGTCCTCGTCCTCTTTGTTCTCCGCGTACGCCGACAGCACCGCACGCGCGCGTGCCGCCGCGTTCGAGGGACGGCTCAGGTCGGCCTCCAGCCACCCCGCGGCGAGTTCGGCACCGGTGCGGCTGGTCAGCGCGTCGGCCCCGAGGGCCGTGAACACGACGATCGCCTCCGCCACCTGGGACAGCGCCTCCTCCAGCACGGACCGGATCGAGTCGTCCTCGGCGTCCTCGGCGGCGGAACGGGCCAGCAGGTCACCGAACTGCCGTCGGGTGTGGCCCAGTTCGGCCACCAGCCGCCGCCGCGTCTCCTCGTCGTCCGCTGCCGCGCCCAGCGCCGCCTCGCACTCCCGCACCGCGTCCGCCATCAACTCCCGCGCCGCGTCCGGCTCGTCCTCGGTACGCAGCGCGAGCCAGGCTCGCGCCCGCAGCGAGCGGACCAGGCCGTGCACGTTGCCGAGGACGCGCCACAGCTCGCCCGCGCGCGCGTACGCCCGGTCCGCCTCGGTGGGCAGCCCCGCGTGGCCGAGGGACTCGGCGGCGAGGTGGGCGAGCGTCGCGTGGTCGTGCTGCTCCGGCCAGTGCCGGGCGATCTCGGCCGCCCGAAGCCGCCGTTCGGCCGCTTCCCGGTGCTCGCCGAGCTCGCTCAGACAGTCACCGAGCCACCACTGCGTCTGCACGATCGCGCCGTCGCCGTGCGTCTCCGCGCTCAGGTCGGCCAGCGCCGACTCCAGGACCTCCGCGGCCTCCGCCCAGCGCCCCTGGCGCAGCAGGAACCCGCCGAGCTGGTGGCGGGCCCAGG carries:
- a CDS encoding thiamine-phosphate kinase; translation: MKGTVGELGEFGLIRELTSRLTTTPAVRVGPGDDAAVVAAPDRRVVASTDILLEGRHFRRDWSTAYDVGRKAAAQNLADIAAMGAVPTALLLGLVVPAELPVTWPSELMDGLRDECQVAGASVVGGDVVRGDTIMVSITALGDLRNVEPVTRGGARPGDLVAVTGWLGWSAAGFAVLSRGFRSPRAFVEAHRRPEPPYHAGPAAAGLGATAMCDVSDGLIADLGHIAEASKVRIDIRSGAIDIPSQMNDIGQAVGVDPMQWVLTGGEDHAIVATFPPDVKLPARWRVIGEVLNPSALPQVTVDGAPWTKKGGWDHFGDIES
- the thiD gene encoding bifunctional hydroxymethylpyrimidine kinase/phosphomethylpyrimidine kinase, producing MSAPVRVLTVAGSDSGGGAGIQADLKTMLALGVHGMSVVTAVTAQNSLGVQGAWELPVEAVRAQYRSVVDDIGVQAVKTGMLASAELVEAVAGLIDGTDAPAVVDPVGVSKHGDSLLAASALDSVRTRLLPVATVATPNLDEVAQLTGVRVESEDQLPRAAAALLSYGPRWVLIKGGHLTGDAVDLLTDGTETHWLRAPRYDNRHTHGTGCTLASAIASQLAMGRSVPEAVTAAKEYVTGAIRSGFALGGGIGPVDHGWRFRAVGR
- the rpmB gene encoding 50S ribosomal protein L28; protein product: MAANCDVCGKGPGFGNSISHSHRRTSRRWNPNIQRVRTVVGGTPKRVNACTSCIKAGKVSR
- a CDS encoding DAK2 domain-containing protein, with amino-acid sequence MAQVPQTFFDALAVRTWCGLALAALGRAREEIDAINVYPVADGDTGTNLYLTVESAVGAVEAVFAGHEMRPGATGEPTLADAARAMAHGALIGARGNSGTILAQLLRGMAQVLAADGETAHTDGQGLRLALRRAADSARQAVSRPVEGTVLTVASAAADAAAEAEPEGDCATVARAAYEGARAALAATPGQLAVLQRAGVVDAGGRGLVAVLGALVETFTGRVPGGTVSPVSGTRVHARVGHAEAGRGERSGAGVRSGAGDSGGTSEVDAATSYAARGGPGDTGEAPEAVPRVGPQAGRARLEPGDPVPRARGGAATGDVTECADGPAGPEEGGPAFEVIYLLEAEDEAVALLRTRLDALGDSLVVVGGDGLWNVHVHVDDAGAAVEAGIEAGRPYRIRITHFGLDDAHTTGAGRPARERAQRAVVAVVPGEGLAGLYTEAGATTVLARPGEPPASGELVQAVRRAHAREVVLLPNDADLRHTAAAAAEQARTEGIRVALIPTRSAVQGIAALAVHEPERRFDEDVVTMTSAAGATRYAEVVVAEHRSWTMAGICQAGDVLGLIDGDVAVIGAEVSATAETVLDRMLAAGGELVTLVLGDEAPDGVADRLETRVRESYLAVDTVVYRGGRQGAVLLIGVE